From the Selenomonas timonae genome, one window contains:
- the modB gene encoding molybdate ABC transporter permease subunit codes for MADETLSPLIISLEVAGLATVITFFVGIALAYGVLQIRSRLAGTIADAVITLPLVLPPTVVGFFLLYFLGKRSAIGSALLSIDLPLVFTWRAAVIAAVIVSLPLMYRTARGTFEAIDRNMVHAAQTLSVSNWRIFWRIILPNARHGILAGLVLSFARALGEFGATIMFAGNIPGRTQTMSTAIYAAVQANDYDLAFRWAIIISLFSLFFIGAMNLYLKREVRE; via the coding sequence ATGGCAGACGAAACACTATCCCCGCTCATCATCTCACTGGAGGTTGCGGGTCTTGCGACGGTCATCACCTTCTTCGTCGGCATCGCTCTTGCCTATGGTGTCCTGCAGATCCGCAGCCGCCTCGCGGGAACGATCGCCGACGCCGTGATTACCCTGCCGCTCGTCCTGCCGCCGACCGTCGTCGGATTCTTCCTCCTCTACTTTCTCGGGAAGCGCAGTGCCATCGGGAGTGCCCTGCTCTCCATCGACCTGCCGCTCGTCTTTACCTGGCGTGCGGCGGTCATCGCAGCGGTCATCGTGAGCCTCCCGCTCATGTACCGCACGGCACGCGGCACATTCGAGGCGATCGACCGCAATATGGTCCATGCGGCACAGACCCTCAGCGTCAGCAACTGGCGCATCTTCTGGCGTATCATTCTGCCGAATGCACGTCACGGCATCCTCGCGGGGCTCGTCCTCTCATTTGCCCGTGCGCTCGGCGAGTTCGGCGCGACCATCATGTTCGCGGGCAATATTCCGGGGCGTACGCAGACCATGTCCACCGCTATCTATGCGGCGGTACAGGCGAACGACTACGACCTCGCCTTTCGCTGGGCGATCATCATCTCCCTGTTCTCGCTCTTCTTTATCGGAGCGATGAACCTGTACCTCAAACGGGAGGTGCGTGAATGA
- the murA gene encoding UDP-N-acetylglucosamine 1-carboxyvinyltransferase encodes MEQLVIHGGNPLRGRVKIGGAKNAVLPIIAAALLGSRGVSVLDDVPALEDVYTISSVLRSLGVKADYSAAEHRLTIDATRIETLSAPYELVRKMRASFLIMGPLLAREGRAEISLPGGCAIGTRPIDLHLKGFEALGAQIEITQGAIHASAPNGLKGARIYFDFPSVGATENVMMAASCAEGQTILENPALEPEIVDLANYLNVMGAHIRGAGTNQIKIDGVPGLMAADYTIIPDRIEAGTYMVAAAMTGGDVFIENAISEHLKPVVAKLKEAGAQIEEDIAGIRVRADGKMKAIDLKTLPYPGFPTDMQAQFMAMLTVAEGTSVVTETVFENRFMHVEELQRMGAAIRVDGRTATVEGGRTLTGAAVRATDLRAGAAMVLAGLVADGETRVGYIHHIDRGYDDLVAKLVALGADIRRTEGIWDECEKSLA; translated from the coding sequence ATGGAACAACTGGTCATTCATGGGGGCAATCCCCTGCGCGGCCGCGTGAAGATCGGCGGGGCGAAGAATGCGGTGTTGCCGATCATTGCGGCGGCACTCCTCGGCAGCCGTGGTGTGAGCGTGCTCGACGATGTGCCGGCGCTTGAGGATGTCTATACGATCTCCTCAGTGCTGCGCTCGCTTGGGGTAAAGGCGGATTACTCTGCCGCAGAGCATCGGCTGACGATCGATGCAACGCGGATTGAAACGCTCTCCGCACCCTATGAGCTCGTGCGCAAGATGCGTGCATCGTTTCTCATCATGGGACCGCTGCTCGCCCGTGAGGGGCGGGCGGAGATCTCGCTGCCCGGCGGCTGCGCGATCGGAACGCGTCCCATTGACCTGCATCTCAAGGGATTTGAGGCGCTGGGCGCGCAGATCGAGATCACGCAAGGGGCGATTCACGCCTCTGCACCGAACGGGCTCAAGGGAGCGCGCATCTATTTTGATTTCCCGAGCGTGGGTGCGACGGAGAACGTGATGATGGCGGCATCGTGTGCCGAGGGGCAGACGATCCTCGAGAATCCGGCGCTCGAGCCGGAGATTGTCGACCTCGCGAACTATCTGAACGTCATGGGTGCACACATCCGCGGCGCGGGAACGAATCAGATCAAGATCGACGGTGTGCCTGGGCTGATGGCGGCGGACTACACGATCATCCCCGACCGCATCGAGGCGGGGACGTACATGGTCGCGGCGGCAATGACGGGCGGCGATGTCTTCATCGAGAATGCGATCAGCGAGCATCTCAAGCCCGTTGTGGCAAAGCTCAAGGAGGCGGGCGCGCAGATCGAGGAGGATATTGCGGGCATCCGCGTACGCGCGGACGGGAAAATGAAGGCGATCGACCTCAAGACGCTGCCCTATCCCGGATTCCCAACGGATATGCAGGCGCAGTTCATGGCGATGCTCACTGTCGCTGAGGGGACGAGTGTCGTGACGGAGACGGTCTTCGAGAACCGCTTTATGCACGTTGAGGAGCTGCAGCGCATGGGTGCTGCGATCCGCGTGGACGGGCGGACGGCGACCGTCGAGGGCGGACGCACTCTGACGGGGGCTGCTGTGCGTGCGACGGATCTGCGCGCGGGCGCTGCGATGGTGCTTGCGGGACTCGTTGCAGACGGTGAGACGCGCGTGGGCTACATCCACCATATCGACCGCGGCTATGATGATCTCGTGGCAAAACTGGTTGCACTCGGCGCGGATATCCGCCGTACGGAGGGCATCTGGGACGAGTGTGAAAAATCACTTGCATAA
- a CDS encoding pro-sigmaK processing inhibitor BofA family protein gives MDIIAGIAIGIIIFAILGKLIALPFHILWKLITNSIVGAIILWGINLFGAGIEITFLKALIVGVLGIPGVILVLIAHVM, from the coding sequence GTGGATATCATTGCAGGCATTGCCATCGGCATCATCATATTCGCGATTCTCGGAAAGCTGATCGCGCTGCCGTTCCACATTCTGTGGAAACTCATCACGAACAGCATTGTCGGAGCCATCATTCTATGGGGCATCAACCTCTTTGGTGCCGGCATCGAGATCACGTTTCTCAAGGCGCTCATCGTCGGTGTTCTCGGCATCCCCGGCGTTATTCTCGTGCTGATCGCACATGTGATGTGA
- a CDS encoding ABC transporter ATP-binding protein, which produces MMELRAEKISRDFLRYSAKDGYFTAVAETDFTLAAGTLTAVMGHSGSGKSTLLHILGGLMKPVTGRVLLDETDIYALGEAERDALRRCHIGIAPQRLMSLAALTVRENILLPALLTGQQETAAVRADVLMERLGIRKLASVAPSELSGGELRRVTIARALVTQSGILLADEPTGDLDEENTRSVLSLLRETADAGTAVLLVTHEREAAAYADAAYTMTAGKLDKIA; this is translated from the coding sequence ATGATGGAACTTCGTGCGGAGAAGATCAGCCGCGATTTCCTGCGCTACAGTGCAAAGGACGGCTATTTTACGGCGGTCGCGGAGACGGATTTCACGCTTGCGGCGGGGACGCTCACGGCGGTGATGGGACACTCGGGCAGCGGCAAGAGCACGCTGCTCCATATCCTCGGTGGACTGATGAAGCCCGTGACGGGACGCGTCCTGCTCGATGAAACGGATATCTACGCACTGGGCGAGGCGGAGCGCGACGCGCTGCGCCGCTGTCACATCGGCATCGCTCCGCAGCGTCTGATGTCGCTCGCCGCGCTCACGGTGCGCGAGAACATCCTGCTGCCCGCATTGCTGACGGGGCAGCAGGAGACTGCTGCCGTGCGTGCCGATGTGCTGATGGAACGTCTCGGCATCCGTAAGCTCGCGTCGGTCGCGCCGTCGGAACTCTCGGGCGGGGAGCTCAGGCGCGTGACGATTGCGCGGGCACTCGTGACGCAATCGGGCATCCTCCTCGCGGACGAGCCGACGGGCGACCTCGATGAGGAGAATACGAGGAGCGTCCTCTCTCTTCTGCGTGAGACTGCCGACGCGGGCACTGCCGTCCTCCTCGTCACGCACGAGCGTGAGGCGGCGGCGTATGCCGACGCTGCCTATACCATGACGGCGGGGAAGTTGGACAAAATCGCATAG
- a CDS encoding ABC transporter permease, whose translation MTFSRFLAVRNCRHSSARACALGAVAAILALVLFGGSLILLSLQNGLVRFQERLGADVIVLPREAEAAGMLEGVLVQGVPAHFYMEEHYLDELRGLSGVAQATPQFFLASAHAGCCSVAVQLIGFDPATDFTIQPWMRESYDGVIGFGDILVGSGISVPADHMLMFYNTPCRVVGRLSPTGTGMDTAVYTNMETMRAMMANAAAAGFDYFHGIPTENAISAVLIRAADGFAPEGIAAAVNQMYPQLSAHAAHGMVRDVEQGLGGITGTISMLLGIIWLLSVLILGIAFRMVVHERRREFAMLRIAGAPRTLLVRTMLTEAGLIAAAGAALGILVGAAVVLPFAGLMKESLTRPYLLPDGGVILALAFGTFAATVLSGMLSAAWTVRCVGSVELSAVLREDG comes from the coding sequence GTGACGTTTTCGCGTTTTCTCGCTGTCCGCAACTGCCGGCACAGCTCTGCGCGCGCGTGCGCGCTCGGTGCGGTGGCGGCAATTCTCGCGCTCGTCCTCTTTGGCGGCTCGCTCATCTTGCTCAGTCTCCAAAACGGTCTCGTGCGTTTTCAGGAGCGGCTTGGTGCGGATGTTATTGTCCTGCCGCGTGAAGCAGAGGCGGCAGGCATGCTTGAGGGCGTACTTGTGCAGGGTGTACCCGCACATTTCTACATGGAGGAGCACTACCTTGATGAGCTGCGGGGGCTCTCGGGGGTCGCACAGGCAACGCCGCAGTTCTTCCTCGCCTCCGCGCATGCGGGCTGCTGCTCGGTGGCGGTGCAGCTGATCGGCTTTGACCCCGCGACGGATTTTACGATCCAGCCGTGGATGCGCGAGAGCTATGACGGTGTGATCGGCTTCGGAGATATCCTCGTTGGCAGCGGCATCTCCGTGCCGGCAGACCATATGCTGATGTTCTACAACACGCCCTGTCGTGTCGTCGGACGGCTCAGTCCGACGGGGACGGGGATGGACACGGCGGTCTATACGAATATGGAGACGATGCGTGCGATGATGGCGAACGCCGCTGCGGCGGGGTTCGATTATTTCCACGGGATTCCAACGGAAAACGCTATATCGGCGGTGCTTATTCGGGCGGCGGACGGCTTCGCACCCGAAGGGATTGCGGCGGCGGTCAACCAGATGTATCCGCAGCTTTCGGCACACGCGGCGCATGGGATGGTGCGCGATGTGGAGCAGGGGCTCGGCGGCATAACGGGAACGATTTCGATGCTGCTCGGAATCATCTGGCTGCTCTCCGTGCTCATCCTCGGCATTGCGTTTCGCATGGTCGTGCATGAGCGGCGACGTGAATTTGCGATGCTGCGCATCGCGGGCGCACCTCGTACACTGCTCGTGCGGACGATGCTGACGGAGGCGGGGCTGATTGCAGCGGCGGGCGCAGCCCTTGGCATCCTCGTCGGTGCTGCCGTCGTCCTGCCGTTTGCGGGGCTGATGAAGGAGAGCCTGACACGTCCCTATCTCCTGCCGGATGGCGGGGTGATTCTCGCACTTGCGTTCGGCACGTTTGCGGCGACGGTGCTCTCGGGAATGCTGTCGGCGGCGTGGACGGTGCGGTGCGTTGGCTCCGTCGAGCTCAGTGCAGTACTGCGGGAGGATGGATGA
- a CDS encoding sulfate/molybdate ABC transporter ATP-binding protein produces MKLIVNIEKRLRDFTLAANFTLTDTTLALLGASGSGKSMTLKCIAGLERPDCGQIVLNGRTLYDSAMGINLPPQARNVGYLFQNYALFPNMTVRENIIFALDGTREEKESIFKENVARFSLEGLENAYPANLSGGQQQRVAFARILARGADVLLLDEPLSALDTHLKWQIEIALREILAMQDISAILVTHDRDEAFRIAQEIATVDRGQLTTPMDKHELFRSPGTRAATTLTGCKNISAARRVDETHVTATDWGITLRVADATTNVRHIAVRAHYLVLASESDADALPARIAEVIESTFTYIVMLRFADGAMPIRWEIDKATWHPHEAGIGDTLHFNFPVEELMLLRD; encoded by the coding sequence ATGAAGCTCATCGTCAACATCGAAAAGCGCCTGCGCGACTTCACACTTGCGGCAAACTTTACCCTCACGGACACAACGCTCGCACTTCTCGGCGCATCGGGCAGCGGCAAGAGCATGACGCTCAAGTGCATTGCGGGGCTCGAGCGTCCCGACTGCGGACAGATCGTGCTGAACGGGCGCACACTCTACGACAGCGCGATGGGAATCAACCTCCCGCCGCAGGCGCGGAATGTCGGTTACCTCTTTCAGAACTACGCCCTCTTTCCGAACATGACCGTACGCGAGAACATCATCTTTGCGCTTGACGGCACGCGTGAGGAAAAGGAGAGTATCTTCAAAGAGAACGTCGCACGTTTCTCGCTGGAAGGGCTCGAAAATGCCTATCCCGCAAATCTCTCGGGCGGACAGCAGCAGCGCGTCGCCTTTGCGCGCATCCTCGCGCGCGGCGCGGACGTGCTACTCCTCGACGAGCCGCTCTCCGCGCTCGATACGCACCTAAAGTGGCAGATCGAGATCGCCCTGCGCGAGATCCTCGCCATGCAGGACATCTCGGCAATTCTCGTCACGCATGACCGCGATGAGGCGTTCCGCATCGCGCAGGAAATTGCAACTGTCGATCGCGGACAGCTTACGACGCCGATGGACAAGCACGAACTCTTCCGGAGTCCCGGCACGCGTGCCGCGACCACACTCACGGGCTGCAAGAACATCTCTGCCGCCCGCCGAGTGGACGAAACGCACGTCACGGCGACCGACTGGGGCATCACGCTCCGCGTCGCTGACGCGACGACGAACGTACGCCACATCGCCGTCCGCGCACACTATCTCGTACTGGCATCGGAAAGCGATGCGGATGCACTCCCTGCACGCATCGCCGAGGTCATCGAGAGCACCTTTACCTACATCGTCATGCTGCGCTTTGCAGATGGAGCGATGCCCATCCGCTGGGAAATCGACAAAGCAACGTGGCACCCACACGAAGCCGGCATCGGCGATACATTGCATTTCAACTTCCCCGTTGAGGAGCTTATGCTTCTAAGAGACTAG
- a CDS encoding MFS transporter: MILDRLENLPLGRFQYKLLAVTGLGWLFDAMDTGLIAFVLPVLAREWSLTPAQVGWIGSIGLIGMALGAVLAGTIADRIGRKQVFTITVLLYSISTGLCAVAWSYESLLVFRFLVGFGLGGELPVAATLMSEYAPAKLRGRFIVLLESFWGLGWLAAACIAYLLIPALGWQAAFLIGTLPALYVFLLRLHMPESIRYLLSKGRVDEAKAIIRDIERQLKLPERPFLDQLAPGRVEAERVETPGFMTLWAKGMRRRTTMLWLAWFGIVFSYYGIFMWLPSIVYAQGFEIVKTFEYVLIMTLAQLPGYYAAAYLVDVIGRRYTLGLFLLLSGVCSYFFGNAGDVTALLVWGAAMSFFNLGAWGVIYTYTPEQYPTSMRALGSGWAAGFGRIGGMIAPMLVGVMLANAFPMSGIFMMFAAVFALISGAVIILGRESKQQTLEELEHSLG, translated from the coding sequence ATGATTTTGGATCGCTTGGAGAATTTGCCGCTTGGCAGATTTCAGTACAAGCTGCTTGCTGTGACAGGACTTGGGTGGCTGTTCGATGCGATGGATACGGGACTGATCGCGTTCGTCCTGCCTGTGCTTGCGCGAGAGTGGAGTCTCACACCTGCGCAGGTGGGATGGATCGGATCCATTGGACTGATTGGCATGGCGCTTGGTGCGGTGCTTGCAGGTACGATTGCAGATCGCATTGGACGCAAGCAGGTGTTTACGATCACGGTTCTTCTTTATAGCATATCAACAGGGCTGTGCGCGGTGGCGTGGAGCTATGAGTCGCTGCTTGTGTTCCGCTTCCTTGTAGGCTTTGGTCTTGGCGGAGAACTGCCCGTTGCGGCGACCTTGATGAGCGAGTACGCACCTGCGAAGCTGCGCGGACGATTCATTGTTCTGCTCGAGAGCTTTTGGGGACTGGGGTGGCTCGCAGCGGCGTGCATTGCCTATCTCCTGATTCCTGCGCTTGGCTGGCAGGCGGCATTTCTCATTGGTACGCTGCCCGCCCTCTATGTTTTCCTTCTGCGCCTGCACATGCCGGAGTCGATTCGCTATCTGCTCTCGAAGGGGCGTGTGGATGAGGCAAAGGCGATTATCCGCGACATTGAGCGACAGCTGAAGCTGCCGGAGCGTCCGTTCCTCGATCAGCTCGCACCGGGCAGAGTCGAGGCGGAGCGCGTGGAAACGCCGGGCTTTATGACGCTCTGGGCGAAGGGGATGCGCCGCCGTACGACGATGCTCTGGCTCGCGTGGTTCGGCATTGTGTTCAGCTACTATGGTATCTTTATGTGGCTGCCGTCGATTGTGTATGCGCAAGGCTTCGAGATTGTCAAGACGTTCGAGTATGTGCTCATCATGACGCTCGCCCAGCTGCCGGGCTACTATGCGGCGGCGTATCTGGTGGATGTGATCGGGCGCCGCTATACACTTGGCTTATTCCTCCTGCTGAGCGGTGTGTGCAGCTATTTCTTCGGAAATGCGGGCGATGTCACGGCGCTCCTCGTCTGGGGTGCGGCGATGAGTTTCTTCAACCTCGGTGCATGGGGCGTTATCTACACCTATACGCCGGAGCAGTATCCGACGTCGATGCGAGCGCTCGGCAGCGGCTGGGCGGCGGGGTTTGGCCGCATTGGCGGCATGATTGCCCCCATGCTCGTCGGTGTGATGCTTGCGAATGCCTTTCCGATGAGCGGTATCTTCATGATGTTCGCAGCGGTTTTTGCATTGATTTCAGGGGCAGTTATCATTCTCGGGCGAGAGAGCAAGCAGCAGACACTTGAAGAGCTGGAGCATTCACTGGGCTAA
- the scfA gene encoding six-cysteine ranthipeptide SCIFF, with translation MKHIKTVNKPTMQSTLYTGGCGECQASCQSACKTSCTVGNQPCAK, from the coding sequence ATGAAGCACATCAAGACGGTCAACAAGCCGACGATGCAGTCCACGCTCTACACGGGTGGCTGCGGTGAGTGTCAGGCATCCTGCCAGTCCGCCTGCAAGACTTCCTGCACGGTGGGCAACCAGCCCTGCGCGAAGTAA
- a CDS encoding DUF4418 family protein, with product MNEKKRRCGITDILLVVLNLIFFIGIQTVFAPCEARPDGSWMTCHWAGQALMGIAAALLAIAVMHLVIPRAQVKIGLSLAVIPVSVLAFAVPEHLIDLCMMETMHCHTVMEPAVTVLSLLNIMTAGADIYVYRKGAEA from the coding sequence ATGAATGAAAAGAAACGCAGGTGCGGCATTACGGACATCCTGCTGGTCGTGCTGAATCTTATCTTTTTTATCGGCATACAGACGGTATTTGCGCCCTGTGAGGCGCGTCCCGACGGCTCGTGGATGACGTGCCACTGGGCGGGGCAGGCACTGATGGGGATTGCGGCGGCACTGCTCGCAATCGCTGTCATGCACCTTGTCATTCCGCGCGCACAGGTCAAGATTGGTCTCTCACTTGCCGTGATTCCGGTGTCCGTATTGGCATTTGCTGTGCCGGAGCATCTCATTGACCTCTGCATGATGGAGACGATGCACTGCCATACGGTGATGGAGCCGGCGGTGACGGTGCTCTCTCTGCTAAACATCATGACCGCAGGGGCGGATATCTATGTGTATCGAAAGGGGGCAGAGGCGTGA
- a CDS encoding SpoIVB peptidase S55 domain-containing protein has product MPPILPYSEVTAGMQGTAYTVLDTSGEIRTFPIEILGVMEGGKGSQRMIMARTSGEFIEHVGGVLQGMSGSPIYVGDRLVGALAAGLKDLSPYTFFITPIEDMTPLWSMPDVKNQTNIATVDLVKEIEERKKAEEKRRLREREKAFEKMSREEREAEWRDMIAVLKGEKTEDTATNSDRSAAAEESSAAAHTDSASEDTEAKSGNAAEEKAYFFTQGFNAAGLRYLQNNLPMNGASFLPLGGFGASSKLHTRYDATLTGGQPVGVALVYGDFSIGATGTVTAVDGKKILAFGHSFMHKGNVNYFMTDADVIGTIAGQSNGVKIANIGSVIGRVNQDRETGIAGVLGTFPTSVPMQIHVKDNALGTEETFGAQIAYDEDFLPILSGSVAYAAMSRVSDALGSSTARIRFAIRTNAYEGGLFERRNMYYSPADVGQVAVTELLQAMNLIVTNAEQESDLIDVNVDVELNGERQTALLVSATPDKMTVKPGDTVTFQTKIRPYRREEETLSIPYKVPKTQPAGTLNLDIRGGGFVPVNPLMLLAQAGLAVPDDEEKFKSTGDRLRELAEQGQNNEIIIAPGAAPAPTSEKEMKKRMKAAAKASARAAKEEPEKRVTLLADPKKREEKEKFFAPYVIENVIHATLKVEE; this is encoded by the coding sequence ATGCCTCCAATTCTCCCATACAGTGAGGTGACGGCGGGCATGCAGGGAACGGCATATACGGTGCTTGATACGTCCGGTGAGATCCGTACGTTCCCTATTGAGATCCTCGGCGTGATGGAGGGTGGAAAAGGCTCTCAGCGTATGATTATGGCGCGGACGAGCGGTGAATTTATCGAGCATGTCGGCGGTGTGCTCCAAGGGATGAGCGGAAGTCCGATCTATGTGGGCGATCGCCTGGTTGGTGCGCTCGCAGCGGGACTGAAGGATCTGAGCCCCTATACATTTTTCATCACGCCGATCGAGGATATGACACCGCTCTGGTCGATGCCGGATGTGAAGAATCAGACGAATATTGCGACCGTCGATCTTGTGAAGGAGATCGAGGAGCGCAAGAAGGCGGAGGAAAAACGCCGTCTGCGCGAGCGTGAAAAGGCATTTGAGAAGATGTCACGCGAAGAGCGCGAAGCAGAGTGGCGCGATATGATCGCGGTGCTGAAGGGGGAGAAGACGGAGGACACTGCGACGAACTCCGACAGGTCTGCGGCAGCGGAGGAGTCTTCTGCTGCCGCACATACGGACAGCGCCTCCGAGGATACGGAAGCCAAGTCTGGAAATGCGGCGGAGGAGAAGGCATATTTCTTTACGCAGGGATTTAACGCTGCGGGGCTGCGCTATTTGCAGAACAACCTTCCAATGAATGGAGCCTCCTTCCTGCCGCTCGGCGGTTTTGGCGCAAGTTCCAAGCTGCACACACGCTATGATGCGACGCTCACGGGAGGTCAGCCCGTCGGTGTGGCGCTCGTCTACGGCGATTTCAGCATCGGTGCGACGGGCACGGTGACGGCAGTCGACGGCAAGAAGATCTTGGCGTTCGGACACTCCTTTATGCACAAGGGGAATGTCAACTACTTCATGACGGATGCGGATGTCATCGGCACGATTGCAGGGCAGAGCAACGGTGTAAAGATTGCGAACATCGGCAGTGTGATCGGGCGTGTGAATCAGGATCGCGAGACGGGGATCGCAGGGGTTCTCGGGACATTCCCGACCTCGGTGCCCATGCAGATTCACGTAAAGGACAATGCGCTTGGGACGGAGGAGACGTTCGGTGCACAGATCGCCTACGACGAGGATTTCCTGCCGATTCTTTCGGGCAGTGTTGCCTACGCAGCGATGAGCCGTGTGTCGGATGCACTCGGCAGCAGCACCGCGCGCATCCGCTTTGCAATTCGTACGAACGCCTACGAGGGCGGTCTGTTCGAGCGCCGCAATATGTACTATAGTCCGGCCGATGTCGGGCAGGTTGCCGTGACGGAACTCCTGCAGGCGATGAATCTGATTGTGACGAATGCGGAGCAGGAGTCCGACCTCATCGATGTCAATGTGGATGTGGAACTGAACGGCGAGCGGCAGACGGCGCTGCTGGTCTCGGCGACGCCGGACAAGATGACGGTGAAGCCGGGGGATACGGTGACGTTCCAAACGAAGATCCGTCCCTATCGGAGGGAGGAAGAGACGCTCTCCATTCCCTACAAGGTGCCCAAGACGCAGCCGGCGGGAACGCTGAATCTGGATATTCGCGGCGGCGGTTTTGTGCCCGTGAATCCGCTGATGCTGCTCGCGCAGGCGGGGCTTGCGGTTCCCGATGACGAAGAAAAATTCAAATCGACGGGTGATCGCCTGCGTGAACTGGCGGAACAGGGACAGAACAACGAGATCATCATTGCGCCCGGCGCGGCTCCCGCACCGACCTCCGAGAAGGAGATGAAGAAGCGCATGAAGGCGGCGGCAAAGGCGTCGGCGCGCGCGGCGAAGGAAGAGCCTGAGAAGCGCGTGACGCTGCTGGCCGATCCGAAGAAGAGGGAAGAGAAGGAAAAATTCTTTGCGCCGTATGTGATTGAGAACGTGATACACGCGACGCTCAAGGTAGAGGAATAA
- the scfB gene encoding thioether cross-link-forming SCIFF peptide maturase, producing MKVRTHKFKQNDMHILVDVNSGAVHVIDEMIYDMMDDFDGTNDEAVIARLAGRYPESELREACGELHELMAAGALFAPDINVPPTFKSRGLVKSLCLMVAQDCNLRCKYCFGDGGSYGGHRAIMSPEVGCASVDFIINGCGPRKHCEIDFFGGEPLMNLRTVKEVTEYVRKREQETGKEFKLTLTTNGMLLSDKNIAWLNDNNISVVLSSDGRREVHDAMRPDVRGNGSYDVVMKNFKKLVDARNGNDYYLRGTYTRENLDFTKDVLAMNEAGFDILSMEPVVLKDSPLGFTEADLPRIFAEYDHLTETYLNRVRAGKGFFFFHFNMDLNHGPCVAKRLAGCGAGHEYYAVAENGDLYPCHQFVGREEYRLGSVFTGVENTELPTYFRNSHVLNKPLCRDCWARFYCSGGCHANADLFHGDIRQPYELGCEIQKKRLECAILVQAVLALEQEAEEETPEEMRKRA from the coding sequence ATGAAAGTCCGAACGCATAAGTTCAAGCAGAACGATATGCACATCCTCGTCGATGTGAACAGCGGCGCTGTCCATGTGATTGACGAGATGATCTACGATATGATGGATGATTTCGATGGGACAAATGACGAGGCGGTCATTGCGCGCCTTGCGGGGCGTTATCCCGAGAGTGAGCTGCGCGAGGCGTGTGGGGAACTGCACGAGCTGATGGCGGCGGGCGCACTCTTTGCGCCCGACATCAACGTGCCGCCGACGTTCAAGTCGCGCGGGCTCGTGAAGTCGCTTTGCCTGATGGTGGCGCAGGACTGCAATCTGCGCTGCAAGTACTGCTTCGGCGACGGCGGCAGCTACGGCGGGCATCGGGCGATCATGAGCCCTGAGGTCGGATGCGCGTCGGTGGACTTCATCATCAACGGATGCGGCCCGCGCAAGCACTGCGAGATCGACTTCTTCGGCGGGGAGCCGCTCATGAATCTACGCACGGTGAAGGAGGTCACGGAGTACGTCAGAAAGCGCGAGCAGGAGACGGGCAAGGAGTTCAAGCTGACGCTCACGACGAACGGGATGCTGCTTTCCGATAAGAATATTGCGTGGCTGAATGACAATAACATCTCCGTTGTCCTCTCCTCGGACGGGCGGCGCGAGGTACACGATGCGATGCGCCCCGATGTGCGCGGCAACGGCTCCTATGATGTTGTCATGAAGAACTTCAAGAAGCTCGTGGACGCGCGCAACGGCAACGACTACTATCTGCGTGGGACGTACACGCGCGAGAATCTGGACTTTACGAAGGATGTGCTCGCGATGAACGAGGCGGGCTTCGACATCCTCTCGATGGAGCCGGTTGTGCTGAAGGACAGCCCTCTCGGCTTTACGGAGGCAGATCTGCCGCGTATCTTTGCCGAATACGATCATCTGACCGAGACGTATCTGAACCGCGTGCGCGCGGGGAAGGGGTTCTTCTTCTTCCACTTCAATATGGATCTCAACCACGGCCCGTGTGTGGCGAAGCGCCTTGCGGGCTGCGGCGCGGGACATGAATACTACGCCGTGGCGGAGAACGGTGACCTCTACCCCTGTCATCAGTTTGTGGGGCGCGAGGAGTACCGCCTCGGCTCGGTCTTCACGGGCGTGGAGAACACGGAGCTGCCGACGTATTTCCGCAACTCACACGTGCTGAACAAGCCTCTCTGCCGTGACTGTTGGGCACGGTTCTATTGTAGCGGCGGCTGTCATGCGAACGCCGATCTCTTTCACGGAGACATTCGCCAGCCGTATGAGTTGGGCTGCGAGATTCAGAAGAAGCGCCTCGAGTGTGCAATCCTCGTGCAGGCGGTGCTTGCGCTCGAACAGGAGGCGGAGGAGGAGACACCGGAGGAAATGCGCAAGCGGGCGTGA